Genomic DNA from Bacteroidota bacterium:
ACTGTATTTATAGTCAAATTGATGGTTATTACACTATCACAGCCAGCATAGTTTGAGATTATATCCTCATAAATACCGCTTACAGTATAGATTTCATCACCACTAGGGGCTTTATACTTAAAGCATCGGGCTACTTTTATATTTGAACTTGTATGATAGCAGCTGTAAAATACCCTTGCATGCCCAGCATTAATTCCACTTGCATCATTTCGTTGTGCACCAATCGCTACTTTTGATCCATCAGAACTCAAAGATACTGACCATCCGCATTGATCTTCTATTGCCTCACCTTTTAAATCGCCTCCTTGTTTAACCCAATTACCTGAGATAAACTTAAATACATTTGCGTAGCCTGTCATTCCAGTTCCATATTGACCAATTGCACCAGTTGCCACAGTTAAACCATCTGAACTTATCGATACAGAACTGCCAAAAAAGTCATTCGCAGCTTTTCCAAAAATATCTCCGCCCTGAGCTGTTCGTAGCTTCAAGCTACAAACAACATGGTGTAGTTATGTCACAAGCGGACGCTTGCGCCATTTGAGTCATTTATTTGTTTTTAATGTGTTTACTTCAAATTCGTTTTGTCTTAGCAGTGTCTCTTGCAAGGGAAACTGATGGTTACATGCTCCATTATTGAGCTTTCATACTCATTCGTTTGGCCCAAGTTACAAACTTGAGCCAGAGTGGGTTCAGACCTAACGGGCTGTTCGTAGCTTCAAGCTACGAACAATGGATTTTATTGATACATTGCAGCTCTTTGTATTAATTTATCTTCTTCATCGAAAGCCATAATAACCTCTCCCCAATGCTCTCCTGCATATTTACCATAGTTACATTTAGAATAGAAGTAATATATAATAGTTGAACCCTTGTCTGAACCTTTAGGCTGTTTATAATTCGGTTTTCCCAGAAGCTTTATAATATAGCTTTTACTTTTTCCATTTAATGAAAAGTCTTCATCGATTCTGTCAAGTAAGTTCTCATCCCTTAGTTGATAACAACCACAGCTATCAAGTTTCCAGATATAGACACTCTCGTATTTTGGACTTATATATGGTCTTTTA
This window encodes:
- a CDS encoding T9SS type A sorting domain-containing protein, encoding MKLRTAQGGDIFGKAANDFFGSSVSISSDGLTVATGAIGQYGTGMTGYANVFKFISGNWVKQGGDLKGEAIEDQCGWSVSLSSDGSKVAIGAQRNDASGINAGHARVFYSCYHTSSNIKVARCFKYKAPSGDEIYTVSGIYEDIISNYAGCDSVITINLTINTVDVKVTRNTPILTANTSGAKYQWLDCDNGFSILQGDTNKSFTATTNGNYAVEIIQKGCIDTSFCYDITGIGLKEIELSNFVLHPNPTSGIVNIKSLNNYKELTVQVLNELGEIVIDKTFNNNDEIVLKINGPQGIYFVNLIYINTIERVKVIKY